The Streptomyces sp. NBC_00224 genome has a window encoding:
- a CDS encoding sensor histidine kinase has product MRAAPRTWRCRADSARPGRRLRAARRAFRARRALTRRTPARLARSVWAGSRALVRRVRAFSQGLSLRWKIAAALAGGCALVAVAIGLLIHQARVAQTVTTARESATAQLVRVRQLYELTGQVDQSDADAAVDDGRLPSALRGSALAGRRSTFVDLDGPDPAVWAARPIGGQVLSVRLPLAAERADLREFDRELVAWGALVVALAALGGAGLASRLSRELRTAAATARRISRGELDARIGQSGPDTARNEVAELARAVDTMAASLQRRLEAEQRFTADVAHELRTPLTGLHTAAELLPPSRPTELVRDRVAALRTLTEDLLEIARLDARVERPALEIRPLGALVEGILRRCGFAVELVDVDGREDTLVRTDPRRLERIVANLVANARRHGASPVEVTVTGTTVTVRDHGPGFPSHVLRDGPQRFVTGSQERGQGSGLGLTIALGQADVIGAEVTLRNAESGGAVATVALPGA; this is encoded by the coding sequence GTGAGGGCCGCCCCGCGCACGTGGCGCTGCCGGGCTGATTCCGCGCGCCCCGGCCGTCGGCTCCGGGCCGCCCGGCGGGCCTTCCGCGCGCGCCGGGCCCTCACGCGCCGCACCCCCGCGCGGCTCGCCCGGTCGGTGTGGGCGGGCTCGCGCGCCCTCGTCCGGCGCGTCCGCGCCTTCTCCCAGGGGCTCAGCCTGCGCTGGAAGATCGCCGCGGCGCTCGCGGGCGGGTGCGCGCTCGTCGCCGTCGCCATCGGGCTCCTGATCCACCAGGCGCGGGTCGCGCAGACGGTGACGACGGCCCGCGAGTCGGCGACGGCGCAGCTGGTACGGGTGCGCCAGCTGTACGAGCTGACCGGCCAGGTCGACCAGAGCGACGCCGACGCGGCGGTGGACGACGGGCGGCTGCCGTCCGCGCTGCGCGGGTCGGCGCTGGCGGGCCGCCGCAGCACCTTCGTCGACCTGGACGGGCCCGACCCGGCCGTGTGGGCGGCGCGGCCGATCGGCGGCCAGGTGCTGTCGGTACGGCTGCCGCTGGCCGCCGAGCGGGCCGATCTGCGGGAGTTCGACCGGGAGCTGGTCGCCTGGGGCGCGCTCGTGGTGGCGCTCGCGGCGCTCGGCGGGGCCGGGCTCGCCAGCCGCCTCAGCCGGGAGCTGCGTACGGCCGCGGCCACCGCGCGCCGGATCTCCCGGGGCGAACTCGACGCCAGGATCGGCCAGTCGGGCCCGGACACCGCCCGCAACGAGGTGGCGGAGCTGGCCCGCGCGGTCGACACGATGGCCGCGTCGCTCCAGCGGCGGCTTGAGGCGGAGCAGCGGTTCACCGCCGATGTGGCGCACGAGCTGCGCACGCCGCTGACCGGGCTGCACACCGCCGCCGAACTGCTGCCGCCGAGCCGCCCCACCGAGCTGGTGCGCGACCGGGTCGCCGCGCTGCGCACGCTCACCGAGGACCTCCTCGAAATCGCCCGCCTCGACGCGCGCGTGGAGCGGCCCGCGCTTGAGATACGGCCGCTGGGGGCGCTGGTCGAGGGGATCCTGCGGCGCTGCGGGTTCGCGGTGGAGCTGGTGGACGTCGACGGTCGCGAGGACACGCTGGTACGGACGGACCCGCGCCGCCTGGAGCGGATCGTCGCCAACCTGGTGGCCAACGCCCGCCGCCACGGGGCGTCGCCGGTCGAGGTCACGGTGACCGGGACGACCGTGACGGTCCGGGACCACGGGCCGGGCTTCCCCTCGCACGTGCTGCGCGACGGTCCCCAGCGATTCGTTACGGGCTCGCAGGAGCGGGGGCAGGGGTCGGGGTTGGGGCTGACGATTGCCCTCGGGCAGGCGGACGTGATCGGGGCGGAGGTGACGCTTCGCAACGCGGAGTCGGGCGGGGCGGTGGCGACGGTGGCGCTGCCGGGGGCTTAG
- a CDS encoding gamma-glutamylcyclotransferase family protein, translating to MTPADGPPRDGGLPFFVYGTLRPGERYYLRLLTGRTASEAPARLPGAVLYEGPGYPYATRGDGVVTGALITPLPEEYGQVLRVLDQLEECYGPGDPRNLYDRVARTVELPGGGTARAWVYLAAAPLARELRTHGTPLPSGDWLSARRPAPAPPRSPSARGNADRA from the coding sequence GTGACACCGGCCGACGGGCCGCCCCGGGACGGCGGCCTCCCGTTCTTCGTCTACGGCACCCTGCGCCCCGGCGAGCGCTACTACCTGCGCCTGCTGACCGGCCGCACCGCCTCCGAGGCGCCCGCGCGGCTGCCGGGGGCGGTGCTGTACGAGGGGCCCGGCTATCCGTACGCGACGCGGGGGGACGGCGTCGTCACCGGCGCGCTCATCACGCCGCTCCCCGAGGAGTACGGCCAAGTCCTGCGGGTGCTCGACCAGTTGGAGGAGTGCTACGGGCCGGGCGACCCCAGGAACCTGTACGACCGGGTGGCGCGGACCGTCGAGCTGCCGGGCGGGGGCACCGCCCGCGCCTGGGTCTATCTGGCGGCGGCCCCGCTGGCCCGCGAGCTGCGGACGCACGGCACACCGCTGCCCAGTGGCGACTGGCTCAGCGCCCGTCGGCCAGCGCCCGCGCCACCCCGCTCTCCTTCGGCCCGAGGAAACGCGGATCGGGCTTGA
- a CDS encoding M4 family metallopeptidase: MRPTRNASRLTTAGIAVAAGAMLAAALAPVSAVAEPRPQVPSRDAAVRDADSAVGAHADALAVTAAQGTSVRDVIVDPDGSRHVRYDRTYRGLPVLGGDFVVHLSPTGAYRGADRAVANDLAVPTVTPALSAPRAAGLASAELRAAHQGLKGLTAKPELVVDALHGTPKLAWRTQTAARDSLGNPVARVVLTDARTGARIDAWDSIETASGDGKSLYGGTVPLETTLSGSSYQLKDPTRGNTYTGDAQNKTDLCIFGICFVRAPAVVFTDADNHWGSGANTDRSTAAVDAQYGTNTTWDYYKNVHGRNGIAGDGKGSYNRVHYGSNYNNAFWDDSCFCMTYGDGDGTTFGPLVALDVAGHEMSHGVTSKTAALTYSGESGGLNEATSDIMGTMVEWYAANAGDQGDYLIGEKIVKPGFGKPALRFMDKPSTDTKSADCWYSGIGNLDVHYSSGVANHFAYLLSEGSGAKVINGVSYNSPTCNGSSVSGIGHDKVGKIWYRALSVYMTSSTNYAAARTATLNAAKDLYGSGSAEQNAVAAAWSAVAVG, from the coding sequence ATGAGACCGACCCGGAACGCATCGCGCCTCACCACCGCCGGGATAGCCGTCGCGGCCGGTGCCATGCTCGCCGCCGCGCTCGCCCCCGTCTCCGCCGTGGCCGAACCCCGGCCGCAGGTCCCCTCCCGTGACGCCGCCGTCCGGGACGCCGACAGCGCCGTCGGCGCGCACGCGGACGCGCTCGCCGTGACCGCCGCCCAGGGCACGTCCGTACGGGACGTGATCGTGGACCCCGACGGCAGCCGACACGTGCGCTACGACCGCACGTACCGCGGACTGCCCGTGCTCGGCGGCGACTTCGTCGTCCACCTCTCCCCCACCGGTGCCTACCGCGGCGCCGACCGGGCCGTGGCGAACGACCTCGCCGTGCCCACCGTCACCCCCGCGCTCTCCGCGCCCCGCGCCGCCGGCCTCGCCTCCGCCGAGCTGCGCGCGGCCCACCAGGGCCTGAAGGGTCTGACCGCCAAGCCCGAGCTCGTCGTCGACGCGCTGCACGGCACGCCCAAGCTCGCCTGGCGCACCCAGACCGCCGCCCGGGACTCGCTGGGCAACCCGGTCGCGCGCGTGGTCCTCACCGACGCCCGCACCGGCGCCCGCATCGACGCCTGGGACTCCATCGAGACCGCGTCCGGCGACGGCAAGTCGCTGTACGGCGGGACCGTGCCCCTGGAGACCACGCTGTCCGGGTCCTCGTACCAGCTCAAGGATCCCACCCGCGGCAACACCTACACCGGTGACGCCCAGAACAAGACGGACCTGTGCATCTTCGGCATCTGCTTCGTCCGGGCGCCCGCCGTCGTGTTCACCGACGCCGACAACCACTGGGGCAGCGGCGCCAACACCGACCGCTCCACGGCCGCCGTGGACGCCCAGTACGGCACCAACACGACCTGGGACTACTACAAGAACGTCCACGGCCGCAACGGCATCGCCGGAGACGGGAAGGGCTCGTACAACCGCGTCCACTACGGCAGCAACTACAACAACGCCTTCTGGGACGACAGCTGCTTCTGCATGACGTACGGCGACGGCGACGGCACCACGTTCGGGCCGCTCGTCGCCCTCGACGTGGCCGGGCACGAGATGTCGCACGGCGTCACCTCCAAGACCGCCGCCCTCACCTACTCCGGTGAGTCCGGCGGCCTCAACGAGGCCACCAGCGACATCATGGGCACCATGGTCGAGTGGTACGCGGCCAACGCCGGCGACCAGGGCGACTACCTCATCGGCGAGAAGATCGTGAAGCCGGGCTTCGGCAAGCCCGCCCTGCGCTTCATGGACAAGCCCTCGACCGACACCAAGTCGGCGGACTGCTGGTACTCGGGCATCGGCAACCTCGACGTCCACTACTCCTCCGGAGTGGCCAACCACTTCGCCTATCTGCTCTCCGAGGGCAGCGGCGCCAAGGTGATCAACGGCGTCTCGTACAACAGCCCCACCTGCAACGGCTCCTCGGTCTCCGGCATCGGCCACGACAAGGTCGGCAAGATCTGGTACCGGGCCCTGAGCGTCTACATGACGTCCTCCACCAACTACGCGGCCGCCCGCACGGCGACCCTCAACGCGGCGAAGGACCTCTACGGCAGCGGCAGCGCCGAACAGAACGCGGTCGCCGCCGCCTGGTCGGCGGTCGCCGTCGGCTGA
- the dnaG gene encoding DNA primase encodes MAGRINDDDVKAVRDAVPIDAVVSEYLQLRNAGGGNLKGLCPFHDEKSPSFQVSPSKGLFHCFGCQEGGDTIAFVRKIDHLSFSEAVERLAATAGITLRYEEGGYNPSHQRGERIRLVEAHKVAAQFYIEQLGTSPEAEIGRKFLAERGFDQAAAAHFDVGYSPAGWDHLTRFLRGKGFSDKELTLSGLSQEGRRGPIDRFRGRLMWPIRDVSGEVVGFGARKLRDDDNGPKYLNTPETAIYKKSQVLYGIDLAKKDIAKSSRAVVVEGYTDVMACHLAGVTTAIATCGTAFGGDHIKILRRLLMDNGSARVIFTFDGDAAGQKAALRAFEDDQKFAAETYIAIAPDGMDPCDLRLAKGDEAVADLVQPRTPLFEFAIRQIVQRYDLETPAGRAAALDEAAPIVARIKNIASQHEVAVQLAGILGILDTQFVVKRVGQLARWARDRGGKGPAPDRRREYGEVQAPSAAPSGPALNLRSPAHRTERELLKLALQHPHLVSPAFDAYGVDEFTAPPYAAVRQCVMDAGGATDAPSDYLPAVMDSAPNDTVRALVTELAVEAIHARVVDEAYAGEQLVAVRRRAVDRRLLDIQGTLARLGQNGDPERLAAVQNELWVLQQYGQALRNRGSEAL; translated from the coding sequence GTGGCTGGCAGGATCAACGATGACGACGTGAAGGCGGTCCGGGACGCGGTCCCGATCGACGCCGTCGTGTCCGAGTACCTCCAGCTGCGCAACGCGGGCGGCGGCAACCTCAAGGGCCTCTGCCCGTTCCACGACGAGAAGTCCCCGTCCTTCCAGGTCAGCCCGAGCAAGGGTCTCTTCCACTGCTTCGGCTGCCAGGAAGGCGGCGACACGATCGCCTTCGTCCGGAAGATCGACCACCTGTCGTTCTCCGAGGCCGTCGAGCGCCTGGCCGCCACCGCGGGCATCACCCTGCGCTACGAGGAGGGCGGCTACAACCCCTCCCACCAGCGCGGTGAGCGCATCCGCCTGGTCGAGGCGCACAAGGTCGCCGCGCAGTTCTACATCGAACAGCTGGGCACCAGCCCCGAGGCCGAGATCGGCCGCAAGTTCCTCGCCGAGCGCGGCTTCGACCAGGCCGCCGCCGCCCACTTCGACGTCGGCTACAGCCCGGCGGGCTGGGACCACCTCACCCGCTTCCTGCGCGGCAAGGGCTTCAGCGACAAGGAGCTGACCCTCTCCGGGCTCTCCCAGGAGGGCCGCCGCGGCCCCATCGACCGCTTCCGCGGCCGGCTGATGTGGCCGATCCGCGACGTCTCGGGCGAAGTGGTCGGCTTCGGCGCCCGCAAGCTCCGCGACGACGACAACGGCCCCAAGTACCTCAACACCCCCGAGACCGCGATCTACAAGAAGTCGCAGGTCCTGTACGGGATCGACCTGGCCAAGAAGGACATCGCCAAGTCCAGCCGCGCGGTGGTCGTCGAGGGCTACACCGATGTGATGGCCTGTCACCTCGCCGGGGTCACCACCGCCATCGCCACCTGCGGCACGGCCTTCGGCGGCGACCACATCAAGATCCTGCGCCGCCTCCTGATGGACAACGGCAGCGCGCGCGTGATCTTCACCTTCGACGGTGACGCGGCGGGCCAGAAGGCCGCCCTGCGCGCCTTCGAGGACGACCAGAAGTTCGCCGCCGAGACCTACATCGCCATCGCCCCCGACGGCATGGACCCCTGCGACCTGCGCCTGGCCAAGGGCGATGAGGCGGTCGCGGACCTGGTGCAGCCGCGCACCCCGCTCTTCGAGTTCGCGATCCGCCAGATCGTGCAGCGGTACGACCTGGAGACCCCGGCGGGGCGTGCGGCCGCCCTCGACGAGGCCGCCCCGATCGTCGCCCGCATCAAGAACATCGCCTCCCAGCACGAGGTGGCCGTCCAGCTGGCCGGCATCCTCGGCATCCTGGACACCCAGTTCGTGGTCAAGCGCGTGGGCCAGCTGGCCCGTTGGGCCCGCGACCGCGGCGGCAAGGGCCCGGCCCCGGACCGCCGTCGCGAGTACGGGGAGGTGCAGGCCCCGTCCGCCGCCCCCTCCGGCCCCGCCCTGAACCTGCGCAGCCCCGCCCACCGCACCGAGCGCGAGCTCCTCAAGCTCGCCCTCCAGCACCCGCACCTGGTCTCCCCGGCCTTCGACGCGTACGGCGTGGACGAGTTCACGGCCCCGCCGTACGCGGCGGTGCGCCAGTGCGTCATGGACGCGGGCGGCGCCACGGACGCCCCCTCCGACTACCTCCCGGCGGTCATGGACTCGGCCCCCAACGACACGGTCCGCGCGCTCGTCACCGAGCTCGCCGTGGAGGCCATCCACGCGCGCGTGGTCGACGAGGCGTACGCGGGCGAGCAGCTGGTGGCCGTCCGCCGCCGGGCCGTCGACCGCCGCCTCCTCGACATCCAGGGCACCCTGGCGCGTCTCGGGCAGAACGGCGACCCGGAGCGACTGGCCGCCGTGCAGAACGAGTTGTGGGTCCTCCAGCAGTACGGGCAGGCGCTGCGCAACCGGGGCTCCGAAGCCCTCTGA
- a CDS encoding deoxyguanosinetriphosphate triphosphohydrolase, which yields MEGIAAHHPGYDPSDVERWAVEPDKRPGRTAFQRDRARVLHSGALRRLAGKTQVVTPGVTGQLWDASPRTRLTHSLECAQVGRELGAALGCDPDLVEAACLSHDMGHPPFGHNGEQALNDFAKDCGGFEGNAQSLRLLTRLEPKRFVRGEGAGEPVSVGLNLTRAALDAATKYPWPRGGHPTDPQSVKFGVYEDDLPVYDWVRQGSEPHRKCFEAQVMDWSDDVAYSVHDFEDGLHAGHIDPNLLFSEPERQDIWRVAIGRYVPADTAPQELADALDRLIDEEWWPHGYDGSAVAQARLKDATSQLIGRFCLAAEGATREHWGHRPGPSGSGGGSGRLTRYGAELVVPRATRNECAVLKAVADRYVMQRDEQERLRADQRIILAELAEALTARAPAEGLDPQFRALFATAPDDRARKRVIVDQIASLTDAAALSLHARLTARRG from the coding sequence ATGGAAGGCATCGCAGCACACCACCCCGGCTACGACCCGTCCGACGTCGAGCGGTGGGCCGTCGAGCCAGACAAACGGCCGGGCCGCACCGCCTTCCAGCGCGACCGCGCGCGCGTGCTGCACTCCGGGGCGCTGCGCCGTCTGGCGGGCAAGACGCAGGTCGTGACGCCCGGTGTGACCGGACAGCTGTGGGACGCGAGCCCGCGCACCCGGCTCACCCACTCCCTGGAGTGCGCCCAGGTCGGCCGCGAGCTCGGCGCCGCCCTCGGCTGCGACCCCGACCTCGTCGAGGCGGCCTGCCTCTCGCACGACATGGGCCACCCGCCCTTCGGGCACAACGGCGAGCAGGCGCTCAACGACTTCGCCAAGGACTGCGGCGGCTTCGAGGGCAACGCGCAGTCGCTGCGCCTGCTGACCCGTCTGGAGCCCAAGCGCTTCGTGCGCGGCGAGGGCGCCGGCGAGCCCGTCAGCGTCGGCCTCAACCTCACCAGGGCCGCCCTGGACGCGGCCACCAAGTACCCCTGGCCGCGCGGCGGCCACCCCACCGACCCGCAGTCCGTGAAGTTCGGGGTCTACGAGGACGACCTGCCGGTCTACGACTGGGTGCGCCAGGGCTCCGAGCCCCACCGCAAGTGCTTCGAGGCCCAGGTCATGGACTGGTCGGACGACGTGGCGTACTCGGTCCACGACTTCGAGGACGGGCTGCACGCCGGCCACATCGACCCCAACCTGCTCTTCTCCGAGCCCGAGCGGCAGGACATCTGGCGCGTGGCGATCGGGCGGTACGTGCCGGCGGACACCGCCCCGCAGGAGCTCGCGGACGCCCTCGACCGGCTGATCGACGAGGAGTGGTGGCCGCACGGGTACGACGGCTCGGCGGTCGCCCAGGCCCGCCTCAAGGACGCCACCAGCCAGCTCATCGGCCGGTTCTGCCTGGCGGCCGAGGGCGCGACCCGCGAGCACTGGGGGCACCGCCCAGGCCCTTCAGGCTCTGGGGGAGGCTCCGGGCGGCTCACCAGGTACGGGGCGGAGCTGGTCGTGCCGCGCGCGACGCGCAACGAGTGCGCGGTGCTCAAGGCGGTGGCCGACCGCTATGTGATGCAGCGCGACGAGCAGGAGCGGCTCCGCGCCGACCAGCGCATCATTCTGGCCGAACTGGCCGAAGCGCTCACCGCGCGCGCACCCGCCGAGGGGCTCGACCCGCAGTTCCGCGCGCTCTTCGCGACCGCCCCCGACGACCGCGCCCGCAAACGGGTCATCGTCGACCAGATCGCGTCCCTGACCGACGCGGCCGCCCTGTCCCTGCACGCCAGACTCACCGCGCGGCGCGGATGA
- a CDS encoding sirohydrochlorin chelatase — protein MTEMEPETQSQFLSAGQSLPLDSTAELVTRIAAQLGSQLSHVRLNGSRKPMPTTSRPAPARPALVAVAHGSRDPRALRTVTALLDLVRELRPGLDVRLGHIEIDEPALPATLAELGAGRAVLVPLLLSRGYHVKQDIPAAVADAPRLRARVARPLGPHPLLVEALYERLVEAGWDDDPRARGAGGVVLAGAGSRDPESAADTRRTAAMLSERLGGVPVIPAYASAAAPTVPEALRALAARGRHRVAIASYFTAPGRFATQSAAHARGVAAAPLGAHPAVARLVLTRYDQALAAAPFAAPHRELATA, from the coding sequence ATGACGGAGATGGAACCGGAGACTCAGTCGCAGTTCTTGTCCGCCGGCCAGTCGCTGCCACTCGACAGCACAGCCGAACTCGTCACCCGCATCGCCGCCCAACTGGGCAGCCAGCTCAGCCACGTCCGACTGAACGGGAGCCGCAAGCCGATGCCCACGACTTCCCGGCCGGCCCCCGCCCGGCCCGCCCTGGTCGCCGTCGCGCACGGCAGCCGCGACCCCCGGGCCCTGCGCACCGTCACCGCCCTGCTCGACCTGGTCCGCGAACTGCGCCCCGGGCTCGACGTACGGCTCGGCCACATCGAGATCGACGAGCCCGCGCTGCCCGCCACGCTCGCCGAGCTCGGCGCGGGCCGCGCCGTCCTCGTACCGCTGCTGCTGAGCCGCGGCTACCACGTCAAGCAGGACATCCCGGCGGCCGTCGCCGACGCCCCCCGGCTGCGCGCCCGCGTCGCGCGGCCGCTCGGCCCGCACCCGCTGCTCGTCGAGGCGCTGTACGAGCGGCTCGTCGAGGCCGGGTGGGACGACGACCCGCGCGCGCGTGGCGCCGGGGGAGTCGTGCTCGCCGGGGCCGGGTCGCGCGACCCCGAGTCGGCCGCCGACACCCGCCGCACCGCCGCGATGCTGAGCGAGCGCCTCGGCGGGGTGCCGGTGATACCCGCCTACGCCTCGGCCGCCGCCCCCACCGTCCCCGAGGCGCTGCGGGCGCTCGCCGCGCGCGGCCGCCACCGGGTCGCGATCGCGTCGTACTTCACCGCGCCCGGCCGGTTCGCCACCCAGAGCGCCGCCCACGCGCGCGGTGTCGCCGCCGCCCCGCTCGGCGCGCACCCGGCCGTCGCCCGCCTCGTCCTGACCCGCTACGACCAGGCCCTCGCCGCGGCCCCGTTCGCCGCCCCGCACCGCGAACTCGCCACGGCCTGA
- a CDS encoding NAD(P)/FAD-dependent oxidoreductase has protein sequence MVDADRTFVIVGGGLAGAKAAETLRAEGFNGRVILIGDEREHPYERPPLSKGFLSGKEERDSVFVHEPAWYAQNDVELHLGQTVTAIDREARTVRLGDGTLIGYDKLLLATGSEPRRLDIPGTDLAGVHHLRRLAHSERLRNMLKALGRDNGHLVIAGAGWIGLEVAAAARGYGAEVTVVEPEQTPLHQVIGPELGQIFTDLHAEHGVRFHFGARLTEITGQDGMVLAARTDDGEEHPAHDVLAAIGAAPRTALAENAGLALVDRADGGGIAVDASLRTSDPDIFAAGDVAASHHPLLDTRLRVEHWANALNGGPAAARAMLGQEVSYDRVPYFFSDQYDLGLEYSGWAPPGSYDQVVLRGDAGKREFIAFWLKERRVLAGMNVNVWDVTESIQGLIRAGTKGVQVDPDRLADPSVPLGDLLPDQS, from the coding sequence GTGGTCGACGCAGACCGGACATTTGTCATTGTCGGTGGAGGACTGGCCGGGGCCAAGGCCGCCGAGACCCTGCGCGCCGAGGGGTTCAACGGCCGGGTGATCCTCATCGGCGACGAGCGGGAGCACCCGTACGAACGGCCTCCCCTGTCCAAGGGGTTCCTCTCCGGCAAGGAGGAGCGCGACAGCGTCTTCGTCCACGAGCCCGCCTGGTACGCGCAGAACGACGTGGAGCTCCACCTCGGCCAGACCGTCACCGCCATCGACCGTGAGGCCAGGACCGTCCGGCTCGGCGACGGCACCCTCATCGGCTACGACAAGCTGCTGCTCGCCACCGGCTCCGAGCCCCGCCGCCTCGACATCCCCGGCACCGACCTCGCGGGCGTCCACCACCTGCGCCGCCTCGCCCACTCCGAGCGGCTGCGCAACATGCTCAAGGCGCTGGGCCGCGACAACGGCCACCTGGTGATCGCCGGGGCCGGCTGGATCGGCCTGGAGGTCGCCGCCGCCGCGCGCGGATACGGGGCGGAGGTCACCGTCGTCGAGCCCGAGCAGACCCCGCTGCACCAGGTCATCGGCCCCGAGCTCGGCCAGATCTTCACCGATCTGCACGCCGAGCACGGAGTCCGCTTCCACTTCGGCGCCCGGCTCACCGAGATCACCGGCCAGGACGGCATGGTCCTCGCCGCCCGCACCGACGACGGCGAGGAGCACCCGGCGCACGACGTGCTCGCCGCGATCGGCGCCGCCCCGCGCACCGCCCTCGCCGAGAACGCGGGGCTCGCCCTCGTCGACCGCGCCGACGGCGGCGGGATCGCCGTCGACGCCTCGCTGCGCACCTCCGACCCGGACATCTTCGCCGCCGGAGACGTGGCCGCCTCCCACCATCCGCTGCTCGACACCCGGCTGCGCGTGGAGCACTGGGCCAACGCCCTCAACGGCGGCCCGGCCGCCGCGCGAGCGATGCTGGGCCAGGAGGTCAGCTACGACCGCGTGCCGTACTTCTTCTCCGACCAGTACGACCTGGGCCTGGAGTACTCGGGCTGGGCGCCCCCCGGCTCGTACGACCAGGTGGTGCTCAGGGGCGACGCGGGCAAGCGCGAGTTCATCGCCTTCTGGCTGAAGGAGCGGCGGGTGCTGGCGGGGATGAACGTGAATGTGTGGGACGTCACAGAGTCGATCCAGGGCCTGATCAGGGCCGGAACCAAGGGCGTCCAGGTGGACCCCGACCGGCTCGCGGACCCGTCCGTGCCCCTGGGAGACCTGCTGCCCGACCAGTCCTGA
- a CDS encoding NADPH-dependent FMN reductase: MDITTAPVMEPTAAVSAAPLRLAVILGSNREGRFGPVVGEWLLARLRERDDFEVELIDLAEIALPTSLSYDPAPPVKAVLDTVTPKLARADAFLVLTPEYNHSFPASIKNLIDWHYVQWQAKPVGFVSYGGMSGGLRAVEQLRQVFAEMHAVTVRDTVSFHHARGLFEPDGELREPAEPEAAVKRLLDQLGWWGRTLRDAKESRPYAA, from the coding sequence ATGGACATCACCACCGCTCCCGTCATGGAGCCCACCGCCGCCGTCTCCGCCGCCCCGCTCCGCCTCGCCGTCATCCTCGGCTCCAACCGCGAGGGCCGTTTCGGCCCGGTCGTCGGGGAGTGGCTGCTCGCCCGGCTGCGCGAGCGCGACGACTTCGAGGTCGAGCTGATCGACCTGGCCGAGATCGCCCTGCCGACCTCGCTCTCGTACGACCCGGCGCCGCCCGTCAAGGCGGTCCTCGACACCGTCACGCCCAAGCTCGCGCGGGCCGACGCCTTCCTCGTCCTCACCCCCGAGTACAACCACTCCTTCCCGGCCTCGATCAAGAACCTCATCGACTGGCACTACGTCCAGTGGCAGGCCAAGCCGGTCGGCTTCGTCTCCTACGGCGGGATGTCGGGCGGTCTGCGGGCCGTCGAGCAGCTGCGCCAGGTCTTCGCCGAGATGCACGCGGTCACGGTCCGGGACACGGTCAGCTTCCACCACGCCCGCGGCCTCTTCGAGCCCGACGGCGAGCTGCGCGAGCCCGCCGAGCCGGAGGCGGCCGTCAAGCGGCTCCTGGACCAGCTCGGCTGGTGGGGACGGACGCTGCGGGACGCCAAGGAGTCCCGTCCGTACGCCGCTTGA
- a CDS encoding vancomycin high temperature exclusion protein, with protein sequence MRLPRTRVRIGLPRTRTGQRRAVQAVAALCTLALAPAAWMFTAADGKVGTVARAPASGVAVVFGAGLWDGEPSPYLAHRLDAAVELYRAGKVRAVLVTGDNGRAEYDEPDAMRAYLVKHGVPDQRVVSDFAGFDTWDSCVRARKIFGVERAVLVSQGFHIRRAVALCEAAGVDSYGVAVDAVHDTTWYYGSTREVFAAGKAALDAAFKPDPRFLGPKESGVARALADGR encoded by the coding sequence ATGCGCCTGCCGCGCACTCGCGTACGGATCGGGCTGCCGCGCACCCGCACCGGGCAGCGGCGGGCCGTGCAGGCCGTCGCGGCGCTGTGCACCCTCGCGCTGGCGCCCGCCGCGTGGATGTTCACGGCCGCCGACGGCAAGGTCGGCACCGTGGCGCGGGCGCCCGCGTCCGGGGTCGCGGTGGTGTTCGGGGCCGGGCTGTGGGACGGCGAGCCGTCGCCGTACCTGGCGCACCGCCTCGACGCGGCGGTCGAGCTGTACCGCGCCGGGAAGGTCAGGGCGGTCCTGGTGACCGGGGACAACGGGCGGGCCGAGTACGACGAGCCGGACGCGATGCGCGCGTACCTGGTCAAGCACGGTGTCCCGGACCAGCGGGTGGTCAGCGACTTCGCCGGGTTCGACACCTGGGACTCCTGTGTACGGGCCAGGAAGATCTTCGGGGTGGAGCGCGCGGTGCTGGTCAGCCAGGGTTTCCACATCCGGCGGGCGGTCGCGCTGTGCGAGGCCGCCGGGGTCGACTCGTACGGGGTCGCGGTCGACGCCGTGCACGACACCACCTGGTACTACGGCTCCACCCGCGAGGTGTTCGCGGCGGGCAAGGCCGCCCTGGACGCCGCTTTCAAGCCCGATCCGCGTTTCCTCGGGCCGAAGGAGAGCGGGGTGGCGCGGGCGCTGGCCGACGGGCGCTGA